Below is a window of Microtus ochrogaster isolate Prairie Vole_2 chromosome 5, MicOch1.0, whole genome shotgun sequence DNA.
TGATAAACTAAAATTTTTGAAgcattataaacatttaaaatgaaatgagattGTTATTCACTAAGGACATCATGGTGATGGGAAGGATGCTGAAGGCTTAAGAACAACCATCCAAAGATGAGAGTGTAAAGTCATGTGGCATGGCAATGTGGATGATTTCTGAACATTTGCCTGTTTGTCAAAAAGAAAACCCTcaggaatgggaaaagaaaaccacacagatgTATTACAATTCCTCCTACTGGGTCTCTCAGGTGATCCCAAATTGCAGCCTATTCTCTTTGGCATCTTTTTGTTTATGTATCTAGTCACAGTGCTTGGGAACCTGCTCATCATTCTGGCTGTCAGCTCTGACTCCCACctccacactcccatgtacttcttccttacCAACCTATCCTTTGTTGACATCTGTTTTACCTCTACCACTATCCCAAAGATgctggtgagcatccaaacaaagaacagaaatatcACCTACATACAGTGCCTCACTCAAGtatatttttttatggtttttgcaGGAATGGATAATTTCCTACTGACTGTAATGGCCTTTGACCGATTTGTGGCCATCTGTCACCCTTTAAACTACACAGTCATCATGAACCCTCACTTCTGTGGCTTCCTTGTTCTGATGTGCTGGATCATCATTTTGCCAGTTTCCATGCTTCATAGCCTACTAATGAAGCAACTGACCTTCTCCATGGGTACAGAAATCCCACATTTCTTCTGTGAATTAGCTCAGGTTCTTAGGGTAGCAAGCTCTGATACTCTCATCAATAATATCTTGTTGTATATAGGTACTGCCTT
It encodes the following:
- the LOC101983855 gene encoding olfactory receptor 7D4-like is translated as MGKENHTDVLQFLLLGLSGDPKLQPILFGIFLFMYLVTVLGNLLIILAVSSDSHLHTPMYFFLTNLSFVDICFTSTTIPKMLVSIQTKNRNITYIQCLTQVYFFMVFAGMDNFLLTVMAFDRFVAICHPLNYTVIMNPHFCGFLVLMCWIIILPVSMLHSLLMKQLTFSMGTEIPHFFCELAQVLRVASSDTLINNILLYIGTALFCVFPVTGIIFSYSHIVSALLKMSSAISKSKAFSTCGSHLCVVCLFYGTALGVYLSSAGTHSSQGSIVASVMYTVVTPMLNPFIYSLRNKDVMGVLVRLLRAGSCP